CATACCATCCCGCACGTGGCAGGCCGCGCAGGTGACGCCTTCCCGCTGATACTCCGAGTCGTAGTGCGGATTCGTTTCTTGGACGGCACGTTCGACTCGGTCGCGCGGAATGTCCTTGATCAAAGTCGGTTGTTGATTCTCAAGCGGTGAATGACAATTGAGACAGACCCATGTGTGTTTATCCTTCGTCCAATAGGCATGGAAAAATGGATCGTTGTAAGCCTGGGCGTGGATGCTGGTCTTCCATTCGTTGTAGATGTCGGTATGACAGGCTCCGCAGACCTCGGCCTTGAGGCTCGTCAGACCTTCAGGAACTTTTTGGTGGGGAATGGCGTGGGCATAGTCAGAACGGAGCCCGAATATGACGACCGGTTTCACTTCCGTGTAATACAGGTACGTGAGACCGCCCAACACGGCGAGTCCGATCAGAACTCTCTTCAACCACCTCATCGATCGCTCCGTGCCGTGCTCCGAAGATCATCAGCTCAGGATACATGCTTCTGTCAGCCCTGGGCTCTCGTGATTACTCCGTCATCATACTGAACCGCTTCCCGTTCTCTCAACTCTCATCTACTCATCGTCGTCGGTCGGTATGTATCGGGATTGATCACGGAGGAAGGATGCTAGGCGGCTCGCTCAATACACCATGGCTGGGCGTTTGCCGTTGACGATCAACAGCAGCCGTTTAAATTGTAACGGCTTGTCGGGATCACGCGTGTAGTGGGTGGGATCTTCTGAAACTTCGATGTCGCTCAGCGGCATCGACAGCTTCTGCCGAATGTGAGGAATGTTGGTTTCCAACTCCAGATCCACGAGTCGCTCGCCGCAGCCTGTCACGATCGTATTGACATCTCGTTGGTCATCAAACTGCACCGTGATCCGCTCTTCTGGGTTGATCCATGGCGTGATGAGGGCCGCCTTTTCTGCACGGCTCATGGCGGAAACATTACCCATGGCCCTCATCATACTTCCATTTGTTCCTGCGATGTTACTCGGGTATTCCCGAGCAATTAATTCGGCGAGATGCCCATTCCCCCCATCAACGGCATCAAGCTTTCTTCCCCCGGTCCTTTCCCCTGCTTCGATGCAGCACTGATTTCTTCAAAAAGCTGACCGGCCTCGGGGCTCAATTGTTTTAACTTTTCTCCAAGTTGTCCGGACGTCAGGCCTTGTTGAATCTCGACATCCGAGATTTTTCCCTCTTTGAGGCCCTGTTGAAGGATCTGTGCGAGGGACCGCACCTTTGCCAGGACGTCGGGCGACATGCCGTTCAGAATACGGGCCGCGTCCTGCTGACCACCTCCAAGTTGAGCATGGACTGTAATAGCTTCGGAAAGCAAAAACCCACAGAGAGCGATCATCAGCTTGCCGGTCAAACCCATATAGCCACCTCCATGTTGACACTCTCAATCGAGCCTCAGATCAACTCGTCCAATGCAGGATGCTTGCCCAGCTCCAGTAGAAGGGAAAAGGCCTTGTCATGAAAAGAGGAACAAGAATCTCAAGCGCGCAGGGAGTATGAGCACATACGGCCTGAGGAAATGGAGAACTTCTGTGACCACTTGCCTAAGTTCAACATGTTCTATCACCTGAAATTGATAGTGAGATGGAAGTCCGAGAGGAAGTGGACGAAACGGTGTCTTCGGCCTGCAGGATTGTTCAAAAATGGGACTTAGCCGCGATTGGTCAGTAATTGGATTCGAGGCTGGTCGGGGTTTTATTGAGGACAGTCGCGGCAGCTTGCGAGAGAGCGGCGTCGTGGTGGTGGTCGGGAGAATAGATTCGAAACTGGATGAGTCTTGTGGGCAGAAGATCTAAGCATTCTTCCAGCGGCTCGGTCGAAACCTGACCGGTTCCGGGGTCGTACACGTAGAGAGGATTTCCACGGCGGTCTTTGGGGTCGGGCCGTGGGTCCAACAGGGCCATGTCCACGCGAAACGGCAGCCGCCTCAAGCCGGACGGCAGCTCTTTGGTAATTTGCTGCTCAAAATGCCGCTGGCTGGGAAATGCCATGCCGCGTTCCTGTCCTTTTTCTTTCAACGTCGTGCTGTAGGCCATTTTCCATTTGATATCTCGGCCCAAGATCCGTGCCCACTCCTGTCCTAACTGCCGGCGGGCTTTGTGGCGGGACTGGGTCCATCCTCGGACTTCTTCCAAGAGCGACCAATCGGTCAGGGTGCGATACCGATCCATATTCTTACGCGGATCCATGGGAGAGAGCAGCTGCATCGTCTGGCCGAAGATGTCCCGCAGATGGATGTCGATCGCCCTGGTGGTGCGATGGAAGTAGACGTTGGAGTAGAGGTACATCCTGGTGTTCAGGAACATTTGGAGGGATGGAAGTCCTGTCTTGTGAATGGTGAATCCTTTTTCTGTCACGATCGTGTAATGAATCAACCGTGTCAGATCGACCGGGCCGACCGCCACGCCGCACATATACGAGTCCCTCAAGACATAGTCCAGATTATCTCCGGTGTAACTTCCGGAGATCACGGGCTGCAGCATGTTCAACCATCGAGGGAGGCGGGAATTATCCTTGCCTTTTTCCTTGAGGATCAAATGAGCGATTTGGTCCGGATTCAGTTCTTCCCCTTTCGCAAAGGGGCCGGACGGACTTCGGCGGATTTTCCTGATGAGGGGAGCCAAATGTTCCCGGATGATGATCTGGCCCAGCCGTTCATGGGTGAGGCCATGGGCATGGAGAAAATTGTCGTCGAAGAAATGGCAAAACGGTCCGTGTCCGATGTCGTGGACCAAGGCTGTGACACGTAGAAACTCTTCGACGAAATTTGGAGAGGGCACATCCTTCACGACTTTCTTCAGGAATGGGTACAGGTGTCGCGCAAACTGCCCCGCGACGTGCATCGTTCCAAGTGAATGCACGAACCGGGTATGTTCCGCGGAGGGATAGACCCAGCGAGCACTCTGTAGTTGGTAGATGGCCCGCAGCCGCTGAACCCAGGGCGAGTCGATCAGGTCTTTCTCGGTGTGTTCATGCGGATCAGGCTGGGCATAGGGGACGGTGAAGGTGACGTATTTGTGGATGGGATCGGCGATGAGCGCCGAGCCGTCATATGGAGCGTTCAGTCGGTCTGCTGATTCCATGGTCAATGGGCATCTTAGCCCACCCCGTTGGAGGGCGGCAACGGCTCGGTCGTGGATTTGGTGGGGGCACGATATTTTTGGAAAAACATGTAGGCGGCCGGATAGGATAACAGGGCTCCAAGCACACTGAGAACAAGTCCTCCGAGCATGAAGGGAACAGCGTAGGGAAGGACTTGCTGATAGATGCCGCTGAAACTCATATCCTGCCAGTCGAAGGTCGGTTGATCCGTACGTCCGAGTAAAAGCGCGCCGGTCCAGTAGGTTGCGCCTAAGATCGGAATGACCGTCCAGGGATTATTGACCAAAGCACCGGTGAGCAAGGCCAAGAAATTGAGCCCGAATAGCCAGGTGCACAGCACCACCAACGCGGTATGCAGGCCATAGGCCGGGGAAAACGCGATGAAGACGCCCAGCGCGAAGGCCAACGCGGTGCGTTGTGGTGACTCCTGTAAATGGAGGACTTGGCGCAAGAGTGCCCGGAATGATCGACTCCGCTGAGAGGAGGGCTGGTGACTGGTGTCGGCCATCAACGGAAATGCTCGTAACTTGTGGCCGGCAGAGGCTGTGTCCGACCGTCGGCCGTCATCTGAATCCCGAATCGTTGCGCGCGAATCGTTCCGATACGGGTTATGCGATAGCCGCATGATCGTGCTTGCCGCTCCATCTTCTCACGGTTGAGCGGCGGCGTGGTGAACAGAAGCTCATAGTCTTCACCGCCGGTGAGCGCGAGTCGAATCGGCGAGACTCCCATCGCCCGGGCATAGCCTCGGCAGGCCGGTGAAATCGGAATCTGATCGAGTTCTACCTCCGCGCCGACTCGGCTCTCTTCGCACAGACGGTAAAGATCTCCGGAGAGGCCGTCGGACAGATCGATGGCGGCGGAGGCGAATCGTTTCTCGTTGAGCCACCGGCCTTCGGCGACCCTCGCGGTCGGGAGAAAGTGGCGGCGGAGCAGAAACGCTCGATGAGCGCGTGAGAACACGGATTTTCTTTTGCTTGACGGGCCTGAGCCTGTGTGGCCCATCGAGAGCGTGAGGCCTGCGAGGGAGTCTCCGAGCGTTCCCGAAACGTAAATGAGATCTCCCGCTTTGGCGCCGTGTCGAAACAGGGCCCGGCGCTTGTTCGTCGCGCCGACCAGCGTGATGCTGAGAAAAAGTCCGGTCTTGGACGCCGAGGTATCCCCACCGACGAGTGCCACGCCATACGGGCGGCAGGCCTTCATCAAGCCGGTGTAGAGTTTGTGGATGTGCGACCGCGTCCATGTTTTCGGGATGGCGAGTGAGATGAGGAGATAACGGGGGACGGCTCCCATGGCGGCAATATCGCTGAGGTTGGCCATGGCTGCCCGGTATCCGACGGACTCAGGGGTCGCTGACTTCATGTCAAAATGAATGCCTTCGGCAAGCAAGTCCGTCGTGAGGTGCCACCACGTGGGCGAGGAGGTCGCAATCACGGCGGCGTCGTCGCCGATGCCTTGGACGAGCCCTGGCGCGCGCCGGGAAAACCGACGATCGAGCGTTCGGATGAGCGAAAATTCTCGAAGGGGAGGGCTGGCCTGACGGCGGGCCACGCTGTGATCCTACGACCGTGCCGGTGCTCGGTTTGCCATCACCGTAGCGGGAAGTTCGTGCGTCCGTCGCCCTTTGCCGGATCGAAGGGGGGGAATGCGTGATGGCGCCGGAGGCGTCGATGGCTTCCGAGAGGCCGGCGAAGCCGTGGCTTTTCGGCGGAGGGCGATCTTCATGACGTCGTCCATGGTTTCGACGAACGCCAATTGAATGCCTTTGAGGAGATGTTTGGGGATTTCCTCCAGATCCTTTTTATTCCGATGCGGGAGAATGACGGTGGTAAGTTTCGCCCGTTTTGCGGCCAAAATCTTTTCCTTGAGTCCTCCGATCGGGAGGACGCGTCCGCGGAGGGTGATTTCTCCGGTCATGGCCAAATCTCGTCTCGCGGGAGTCCCGGAAAATGCCGAGGCGATAGCCGTGGCCATCGTGATGCCGGCCGATGGACCGTCCTTGGGGATGGCTCCGGCCGGCACATGGATATGCAAGTCTTGTTTGCTGAACATATCGGGGTTGAGATTCAAAGTTTTTTCCCGTGAACGGACATAGCTGAGCGCGGCTTGAGCGGACTCTTTCATCACATCTCCCAGATGGCCGGTGAGGGTCAGTTGGCCTTTCCCCTTCATCACCGTCGCCTCGATATAGAGCACATCGCCGCCCGCTTCCGTCCAGGCCAGGCCGGTCGCCACGCCGATTTCGTCTTTTTCGAGCTCTGCTTCCGGCACATACTTCGACACTCCAAGGTATTTATTGAGATTCGATGGATCGACGGGAAATCCCTGACCTTTGCCCTCGGCGACTTTTTTCGCGACCTTGCGCATCACGTTGGCAATCTCGCGTTCCAAATTCCGCACGCCTGCTTCGCGGGTGTAATGCGAGATGATCTGTCGAATGGCCGGCTCCGTCAGACGGACATGTTTGTTCGTAATTCCATGCTCTTCGAGTTGGCGGGGAATCAGGTATTTCTGGGCGATGCCGAGTTTCTCTTCTTCGGTATATCCCGGGATCTCGATGACCTCCATGCGATCGCGCAACGCGGGAAGGATGGGATCGATCAAATTCGCCGTGGTGATGAACATCACTTCGGTCAGGTCGAATGGAGCGCCGAGATAGTGGTCGGTAAACGCACTGTTCTGTTCCGGGTCGAGCACTTCCAACAAGGCCGCCGAGGGATCTCCTCGGAAATCCATCCCGACCTTGTCGACCTCGTCGAGCATGAACACCGGATTGCTCGTTCCGGCCTGTTTCAGACCCTGAATGATGCGTCCGGGTAATGCGCCGACATA
The nucleotide sequence above comes from Candidatus Nitrospira nitrificans. Encoded proteins:
- a CDS encoding HD domain-containing protein — its product is MESADRLNAPYDGSALIADPIHKYVTFTVPYAQPDPHEHTEKDLIDSPWVQRLRAIYQLQSARWVYPSAEHTRFVHSLGTMHVAGQFARHLYPFLKKVVKDVPSPNFVEEFLRVTALVHDIGHGPFCHFFDDNFLHAHGLTHERLGQIIIREHLAPLIRKIRRSPSGPFAKGEELNPDQIAHLILKEKGKDNSRLPRWLNMLQPVISGSYTGDNLDYVLRDSYMCGVAVGPVDLTRLIHYTIVTEKGFTIHKTGLPSLQMFLNTRMYLYSNVYFHRTTRAIDIHLRDIFGQTMQLLSPMDPRKNMDRYRTLTDWSLLEEVRGWTQSRHKARRQLGQEWARILGRDIKWKMAYSTTLKEKGQERGMAFPSQRHFEQQITKELPSGLRRLPFRVDMALLDPRPDPKDRRGNPLYVYDPGTGQVSTEPLEECLDLLPTRLIQFRIYSPDHHHDAALSQAAATVLNKTPTSLESNY
- a CDS encoding DUF2062 domain-containing protein; the encoded protein is MADTSHQPSSQRSRSFRALLRQVLHLQESPQRTALAFALGVFIAFSPAYGLHTALVVLCTWLFGLNFLALLTGALVNNPWTVIPILGATYWTGALLLGRTDQPTFDWQDMSFSGIYQQVLPYAVPFMLGGLVLSVLGALLSYPAAYMFFQKYRAPTKSTTEPLPPSNGVG
- the lon gene encoding endopeptidase La; translation: MTDPNEQDIQPPQNIEVPGQLPLLPVRDIVVFPYMVLPLFVGRDMSIKAIEAALAGNRMIFLATQKALDVENPAQKDIHTIGTVGIIMRMLKLPDERIKILVQGIAKAKITKYIQTDPYYSVRIDKLVDTKPTATPLEAEAVMRTVKEQIERIVSLGKVLIPDVMVVIENLEEPGRLADMVASNLGLKVDVTQAVLEISDPIHRLRQVSDILGKEIEVLSMQQKIQAQAKGEMDKTQREYFLREQLKAIQKELGELDERAEEVTEFRKRIKDAKMPDKVLKETEKQLKRLEKMHPDTAESATVRTYLEWMVELPWSKRSKDNLDLKAAAKVLNDDHYDLEKVKERILEYLAVRKLKEKMKGPILCFVGPPGVGKTSLGKSIARALGREFVRISLGGVRDEAEIRGHRRTYVGALPGRIIQGLKQAGTSNPVFMLDEVDKVGMDFRGDPSAALLEVLDPEQNSAFTDHYLGAPFDLTEVMFITTANLIDPILPALRDRMEVIEIPGYTEEEKLGIAQKYLIPRQLEEHGITNKHVRLTEPAIRQIISHYTREAGVRNLEREIANVMRKVAKKVAEGKGQGFPVDPSNLNKYLGVSKYVPEAELEKDEIGVATGLAWTEAGGDVLYIEATVMKGKGQLTLTGHLGDVMKESAQAALSYVRSREKTLNLNPDMFSKQDLHIHVPAGAIPKDGPSAGITMATAIASAFSGTPARRDLAMTGEITLRGRVLPIGGLKEKILAAKRAKLTTVILPHRNKKDLEEIPKHLLKGIQLAFVETMDDVMKIALRRKATASPASRKPSTPPAPSRIPPLRSGKGRRTHELPATVMANRAPARS
- the thiL gene encoding thiamine-phosphate kinase, producing the protein MARRQASPPLREFSLIRTLDRRFSRRAPGLVQGIGDDAAVIATSSPTWWHLTTDLLAEGIHFDMKSATPESVGYRAAMANLSDIAAMGAVPRYLLISLAIPKTWTRSHIHKLYTGLMKACRPYGVALVGGDTSASKTGLFLSITLVGATNKRRALFRHGAKAGDLIYVSGTLGDSLAGLTLSMGHTGSGPSSKRKSVFSRAHRAFLLRRHFLPTARVAEGRWLNEKRFASAAIDLSDGLSGDLYRLCEESRVGAEVELDQIPISPACRGYARAMGVSPIRLALTGGEDYELLFTTPPLNREKMERQARSCGYRITRIGTIRAQRFGIQMTADGRTQPLPATSYEHFR